From one Musa acuminata AAA Group cultivar baxijiao chromosome BXJ2-6, Cavendish_Baxijiao_AAA, whole genome shotgun sequence genomic stretch:
- the LOC135615480 gene encoding monothiol glutaredoxin-S9-like, producing the protein MTTRPNERKGGNNQITPDAVPYGSTGSCAAVKLRTPPAVDGPYTSPTTTSSSSSSSSSSSSASSSSGVEGRGMRRMVAENPVVVVGRRGCCMCHVARRLLQGLGVNPALCELGEEAAEFEVAGGDLRRPDMLPVVFVGGRLLGGIDRLVAVHITGELVPILKDAGALWL; encoded by the coding sequence ATGACGACCAGACCAAACGAGAGAAAGGGAGGAAACAACCAAATAACGCCGGACGCCGTTCCGTACGGATCCACAGGATCGTGCGCGGCCGTGAAACTTCGCACTCCGCCGGCAGTGGACGGCCCATACACGTCTCCCACTACtacgtcgtcgtcctcctcctcctcctcctcctcctcctcggcctctTCTTCCAGCGGCGTGGAGGGTAGGGGGATGCGGCGGATGGTGGCGGAGAACCCGGTGGTGGTTGTGGGGCGGAGGGGTTGCTGCATGTGCCACGTGGCGAGGCGGCTGCTGCAGGGGCTGGGAGTCAACCCCGCTCTGTGCGAGCTGGGCGAGGAGGCGGCGGAGTTCGAGGTTGCCGGCGGAGATCTCCGGCGGCCAGATATGCTCCCGGTGGTGTTCGTGGGGGGCAGGCTGCTGGGTGGGATCGATCGCCTCGTCGCCGTCCACATCACCGGCGAGCTCGTGCCCATCCTGAAGGATGCCGGCGCTCTCTGGCTCTGA